The Mesorhizobium sp. NBSH29 genome has a segment encoding these proteins:
- a CDS encoding 3-keto-5-aminohexanoate cleavage protein: MAQQKVIVTCAVTGSVHTPTMSPYLPITPDQIAAESIAAAEAGASILHLHARDPQTGRPTAEPSVFMQFLPRIKQSTDAVINISTGGSSLMSLDDRLAASLLAEPEMCSLNMGSMNFGIFPLAKPGTEWKNAWEPELLEATRSTVFKNTFADIESILKRLGDGCGTRFEFECYDVGHLYTLKHFHERGLVQGPLFIQFVLGILGGIGADVENLVHMKRIADKLFGDEYRFSVLAAGRAQMSLITTGAAMGGNVRVGLEDSLYLGPGELAKSNADQVSRIRLILKGLSLEIASPTEARAMLSLKGGDRVAF; this comes from the coding sequence ATGGCCCAGCAAAAAGTCATCGTGACCTGCGCGGTCACGGGTTCGGTGCACACACCTACGATGAGTCCATATCTGCCGATCACGCCCGATCAGATTGCGGCAGAATCGATTGCAGCGGCGGAGGCGGGAGCCTCCATCCTGCACCTTCACGCGCGTGACCCGCAGACGGGGCGTCCTACCGCCGAACCCTCCGTGTTCATGCAGTTCCTGCCACGCATAAAGCAGTCGACTGATGCCGTGATCAATATATCAACCGGCGGATCGTCCCTGATGAGCCTTGATGATCGGCTTGCAGCTTCGCTGTTAGCGGAGCCGGAAATGTGCTCGCTCAATATGGGTTCTATGAATTTTGGTATTTTCCCGCTGGCCAAGCCGGGCACCGAATGGAAGAACGCGTGGGAACCTGAACTTCTGGAGGCCACGCGCTCGACGGTCTTCAAGAACACATTTGCCGACATCGAATCGATCCTGAAGCGGCTGGGCGATGGTTGCGGAACGCGTTTCGAGTTCGAGTGCTATGATGTTGGACATCTTTATACGCTCAAACATTTCCATGAGCGCGGGTTAGTTCAGGGTCCGCTGTTCATACAGTTCGTGCTCGGCATTCTGGGGGGCATCGGGGCGGACGTAGAAAACCTTGTTCACATGAAAAGGATTGCCGACAAACTTTTCGGCGACGAGTATCGCTTCTCGGTGCTGGCTGCCGGGCGCGCCCAGATGTCACTAATTACAACAGGAGCGGCAATGGGTGGCAATGTACGCGTCGGGCTGGAAGACAGCCTCTACCTCGGACCCGGTGAACTGGCGAAATCCAATGCCGACCAAGTGTCGCGCATCCGACTGATCCTCAAGGGTCTTTCGCTGGAAATTGCCTCGCCAACAGAAGCCCGCGCGATGTTGTCGCTCAAAGGCGGTGACCGGGTGGCGTTCTGA
- a CDS encoding aminotransferase family protein: MNNQQLEGRKPSNLFYLANLRRPLIDRAEGIYMWDQDGRRMIDGSSGAMVVNIGHGNKNVLDAMKRQMDRVTFAYRLHFENEPAEELATALAHKLPEGMDKIFFVSGGSEAVESCLKLARQWAVATGQSHRWKVVSRFPSYHGGTLGSLSVTGDDALGENFVPMMRPMPTIPAPTAWRDRDNFSIEERGVRYADMLEQTILEEGPESVLAFIMEPIGGAATAALVAPDSYYGRIRQICDQYGVLLIHDEVMSGAGRTGKFLGGDHWNCKPDIVALSKGLGSGYAALGALAAPSRLVQPLLDMGGFQHGHTYAGNPLACAAGLAVLGEMDRLDLCANAAVMGDFLMNELRSLAARFPFIVDVRGKGLLLGAEMVADPETLQPIEAAKKANQRLLDHAYRRGLIIYSRRVKGGPDGDNFMVAPPLIITREQVGEFVSILGDSLQALADELDLPVNG, translated from the coding sequence ATGAATAACCAGCAGCTCGAGGGACGTAAGCCGTCCAACCTTTTCTACCTCGCTAATCTGCGCCGTCCGTTAATTGATCGCGCCGAAGGCATTTATATGTGGGACCAGGACGGGCGCCGGATGATCGACGGATCGAGCGGCGCGATGGTCGTCAATATAGGTCATGGGAACAAGAATGTGCTTGATGCCATGAAGCGACAGATGGATCGCGTGACGTTTGCTTACCGCCTGCATTTCGAAAATGAGCCCGCGGAGGAACTGGCAACGGCATTGGCGCACAAGCTGCCCGAGGGAATGGATAAAATATTTTTCGTGTCGGGCGGCTCGGAGGCGGTGGAGTCATGCCTCAAACTGGCACGGCAATGGGCGGTCGCTACCGGGCAATCGCACCGTTGGAAGGTAGTATCGCGCTTTCCGTCGTACCATGGTGGAACCCTTGGCTCGCTTTCGGTAACGGGTGACGATGCACTCGGTGAAAACTTCGTGCCCATGATGCGTCCAATGCCGACAATCCCTGCTCCGACTGCATGGCGCGACCGCGACAATTTTTCGATCGAAGAACGCGGTGTTCGCTATGCCGACATGCTGGAGCAGACGATCCTCGAAGAGGGGCCTGAATCCGTTCTTGCATTCATCATGGAGCCCATTGGTGGCGCGGCTACTGCTGCGCTGGTGGCTCCCGATAGCTATTACGGGCGCATCCGACAGATTTGCGACCAATACGGCGTGCTGCTGATCCATGACGAGGTGATGAGCGGGGCCGGGCGAACAGGCAAATTCCTCGGAGGTGACCACTGGAATTGCAAGCCCGATATTGTTGCCCTTTCTAAAGGACTGGGCTCTGGTTATGCGGCGCTCGGCGCGCTCGCCGCGCCCTCGCGGCTGGTTCAGCCTCTGCTCGATATGGGCGGATTTCAACACGGCCACACCTATGCTGGAAATCCTCTTGCCTGTGCCGCCGGGCTTGCGGTGTTGGGGGAGATGGACCGGCTAGATCTTTGCGCCAACGCGGCCGTGATGGGGGATTTTCTCATGAACGAACTGCGCAGTCTGGCCGCGCGCTTTCCGTTCATCGTCGATGTCAGGGGCAAGGGACTGCTGCTCGGCGCGGAAATGGTGGCCGACCCTGAGACACTTCAGCCGATCGAGGCGGCAAAGAAGGCAAACCAGAGACTGCTGGATCATGCCTATCGACGTGGGCTGATCATCTATTCACGGCGGGTGAAGGGCGGGCCAGATGGCGATAATTTTATGGTCGCACCACCGTTGATCATAACTCGCGAACAGGTTGGCGAATTTGTCAGCATTTTGGGCGATTCGCTTCAGGCGCTGGCAGATGAACTCGACCTACCGGTCAACGGCTGA
- a CDS encoding N,N-dimethylformamidase beta subunit family domain-containing protein, whose amino-acid sequence MSMAHFDPYPDFGLTPAERREAVMGNKYEWPGMDGPLGEIWCYCDRYAYRPGESMRLQISSTARECRLEIVRDGGREQTMLSRDGIATRWQDTPDQCSVVGCGWETTLEIAIPRDWSSGAYRVTLQAEGSSGKPVICHQLFIIYPDARPKIGRILHVASTGTWTAYNTFGGSNHYQGITGPNRDMYAPTVSIERPFCRGFVVLPPDAPRVPLEITVPPATAARYPHMEWAFANGYSRKYASSGWASYDSHFFRWAERAGYGVDLASQHQLHFEPELLDAYDCAVFVGHDEYWTWEMRDTVDRWVERGGSAARFAGNFMWQTRLEDGGQRQTCFKYRARAEDPVYRQNDKTRTSTSWEAPEVGRPGAETFGLNATSGLYVGWGGCAPRGVRGFPVYRPEHWAFKGAGLYYGDLLGADSHVFGYEVDGVDYIIRGGLPEPIGVGGAPNGMEILALGMSSLQEESADIPADDQFLSDADARFVAETLVGDDSAAAVEKVKRGAGMIVNFERGKGEVFNAGSCEWVAGLLRGDAMVEKVTTNVLDRYLNR is encoded by the coding sequence ATGAGCATGGCGCATTTTGATCCCTATCCCGATTTCGGGCTGACACCTGCGGAGCGCCGCGAGGCGGTGATGGGGAACAAATACGAGTGGCCCGGGATGGACGGGCCTTTGGGCGAGATCTGGTGCTATTGCGACCGCTATGCGTATCGGCCCGGGGAAAGCATGAGGTTGCAGATTTCGTCTACGGCACGGGAATGCCGACTTGAGATTGTCCGTGATGGCGGACGCGAGCAGACGATGCTGTCGCGTGACGGGATTGCGACGCGGTGGCAGGACACACCAGATCAATGCTCAGTTGTCGGCTGCGGTTGGGAGACGACGCTGGAAATTGCCATTCCGCGCGACTGGTCATCCGGTGCCTATCGCGTCACTCTTCAGGCCGAGGGGAGTAGTGGCAAACCTGTCATTTGCCATCAGCTGTTTATCATTTACCCGGACGCGCGGCCAAAGATCGGGCGTATTCTCCACGTGGCATCCACCGGCACCTGGACCGCCTACAACACGTTCGGTGGCTCCAATCATTACCAGGGTATCACCGGCCCAAACCGTGACATGTACGCGCCGACAGTCAGCATAGAGCGTCCCTTCTGCCGGGGCTTCGTTGTTTTGCCGCCGGATGCGCCGCGCGTGCCACTTGAGATTACGGTTCCGCCGGCAACGGCGGCGCGCTACCCGCATATGGAGTGGGCGTTTGCAAACGGCTATTCGCGCAAATACGCGTCGTCCGGGTGGGCGAGTTACGACAGTCATTTTTTCCGCTGGGCAGAGCGCGCCGGCTACGGTGTCGACCTCGCCAGCCAGCACCAGCTGCATTTCGAACCTGAACTTCTCGATGCTTACGATTGTGCGGTGTTCGTCGGACATGACGAATATTGGACATGGGAGATGCGCGACACCGTTGATCGCTGGGTGGAACGAGGAGGGAGTGCTGCGCGCTTTGCCGGCAATTTCATGTGGCAGACGCGTCTCGAAGACGGTGGCCAGCGGCAGACGTGCTTTAAATATCGGGCGCGCGCCGAGGACCCTGTTTATCGGCAGAATGACAAAACACGGACGTCGACATCGTGGGAAGCTCCGGAAGTAGGACGACCCGGCGCAGAGACTTTTGGCCTCAATGCGACATCCGGGCTTTATGTCGGCTGGGGCGGCTGCGCGCCGCGCGGGGTCAGGGGTTTTCCAGTTTACCGACCGGAGCATTGGGCCTTCAAGGGTGCAGGGCTCTACTATGGCGATCTCCTCGGCGCAGATAGCCATGTGTTCGGATATGAAGTGGACGGGGTAGACTACATCATTCGCGGCGGACTGCCTGAACCGATCGGAGTGGGAGGCGCCCCGAACGGTATGGAGATACTCGCTCTAGGAATGTCATCGTTGCAGGAAGAAAGCGCCGACATCCCCGCCGATGACCAGTTTCTGTCCGATGCTGATGCCCGGTTCGTTGCCGAGACGCTGGTGGGCGACGATAGTGCCGCTGCGGTGGAGAAAGTGAAACGTGGCGCCGGCATGATTGTCAACTTCGAGCGAGGCAAGGGCGAGGTGTTCAATGCGGGAAGCTGCGAATGGGTTGCTGGTCTGCTGCGCGGTGACGCAATGGTCGAGAAGGTGACTACCAACGTGCTCGACCGATATCTCAATCGATGA
- a CDS encoding amino acid ABC transporter ATP-binding protein: MIEVRNARKAFGANEVLKGIDLTVDRGQIVALIGPSGSGKSTLLRSINQLEALDAGEVWLDGVQVNQPLKGRAFERHINAVRQQMGMVFQHFNLFPHLSVLDNIAMGPVILRGVAKSRARELALELLGKVGLADKIDAFPSKLSGGQKQRVAIARALAMQPKVMLFDEATSALDPELVDEVNSVMKQLAAEHMTMLIVTHEMRFAEEVADRVLFMDGGVIVEEGKPEVMFSAPQQERTQLFLRKYLSPTAGV; encoded by the coding sequence ATGATCGAGGTTCGCAATGCGCGCAAGGCGTTTGGTGCCAATGAAGTTCTGAAAGGTATCGATCTGACTGTCGACCGCGGCCAGATCGTTGCGCTGATTGGGCCGAGCGGTTCGGGTAAAAGTACGCTACTGCGTTCGATTAACCAGCTTGAGGCGCTGGATGCTGGCGAGGTTTGGCTCGATGGCGTCCAGGTTAACCAGCCACTTAAGGGGCGCGCGTTTGAACGCCACATCAATGCAGTGCGCCAGCAGATGGGCATGGTATTCCAGCACTTTAACCTGTTCCCGCACCTCAGCGTGCTCGACAATATCGCGATGGGCCCTGTTATACTTAGGGGTGTTGCCAAGTCGCGTGCGCGCGAGCTGGCACTAGAGCTACTGGGAAAGGTAGGGCTCGCCGATAAGATCGATGCCTTTCCTTCAAAACTTTCGGGTGGCCAGAAACAGCGCGTTGCGATTGCAAGGGCTCTTGCGATGCAACCCAAGGTCATGCTGTTCGATGAAGCCACGTCTGCGCTCGATCCGGAGTTGGTCGATGAAGTGAACTCGGTGATGAAGCAGCTTGCCGCAGAGCACATGACAATGCTGATTGTAACGCATGAGATGCGCTTTGCAGAAGAGGTTGCTGACCGGGTGTTGTTTATGGACGGAGGCGTTATCGTTGAGGAAGGAAAGCCTGAGGTAATGTTCAGCGCGCCTCAGCAGGAGCGCACACAGCTGTTTTTACGCAAATATCTCTCGCCGACGGCGGGCGTATGA
- a CDS encoding amino acid ABC transporter permease, with product MQGLDFSVVLPYSGLLWTGMWWTVVLSLSAGAISFFAGIAFALAVLYAPALIAYPVRLFMWLFMGTPLLLQLFLIYFGLVQIGVDIPALAAGIMGLGLHFAVYNADIFRAGIVAIDQGQAEAARSLGFSRWHTLRHFVIPQAVRNTLPPVGSNMIALLKESSIVSVIGIAELVHSAQLAISETFRPFEFYIVAAALYYGLNLILEAGLRRVENKVEMAR from the coding sequence ATGCAAGGTCTCGATTTCTCAGTAGTGCTGCCCTATTCCGGACTATTGTGGACCGGTATGTGGTGGACTGTGGTGCTCAGCCTGTCGGCGGGGGCTATAAGCTTTTTTGCCGGCATAGCCTTTGCGCTGGCCGTTCTCTACGCGCCCGCGCTGATCGCCTACCCGGTGCGGCTGTTCATGTGGCTGTTCATGGGAACACCGCTCCTTTTGCAGTTGTTCCTCATATATTTCGGACTGGTTCAGATTGGCGTCGACATTCCAGCCCTTGCAGCCGGGATTATGGGGCTTGGTCTGCATTTCGCAGTATACAATGCCGATATTTTCCGCGCTGGAATCGTTGCGATCGATCAAGGTCAGGCAGAAGCTGCACGCAGCCTTGGCTTCAGCAGGTGGCATACACTACGCCATTTTGTAATTCCCCAAGCGGTGCGGAACACGTTGCCGCCTGTCGGTAGCAACATGATCGCGCTGTTGAAGGAATCATCCATAGTCTCGGTCATAGGCATCGCCGAGCTCGTGCATTCGGCACAGCTGGCGATTAGCGAAACGTTCCGGCCATTCGAGTTCTACATCGTTGCCGCGGCCCTCTATTACGGCCTCAACCTCATTCTGGAAGCGGGACTTCGTCGCGTCGAAAACAAAGTGGAGATGGCGCGATGA
- a CDS encoding amino acid ABC transporter permease: MDFALMQRVFPYFVEAALVTAQLSFAALMLGLLAAALAAAARMSTSRLLRFIGSAYVSVFRGTPALIQLFILYFGGPQVGINLDPFAAGVIGLGLNIGAYMAEGIRGAVQAVDRGQAEAARTIGFSKIQTMFRVILPQAARLMIRPLGVNTVALVKGTALVSTISMVELTYTAQRFIGSTYKPFEIFGVAAVLYMILIYGVSVTVDALDKHYAID, from the coding sequence ATGGACTTCGCGCTAATGCAGCGGGTCTTCCCCTACTTCGTGGAAGCGGCGCTGGTAACGGCGCAACTCTCGTTCGCAGCATTGATGCTGGGCCTTTTGGCTGCTGCTTTGGCTGCTGCGGCGCGCATGTCGACATCGCGTCTCTTGCGTTTCATTGGATCCGCTTATGTTAGCGTATTTCGGGGTACGCCAGCGCTCATCCAGCTCTTCATTCTTTACTTCGGCGGACCTCAGGTGGGTATCAATCTTGATCCCTTCGCAGCCGGAGTGATCGGCCTAGGCCTCAACATTGGTGCTTATATGGCGGAAGGTATTCGGGGTGCCGTTCAGGCCGTCGACCGTGGTCAGGCTGAAGCCGCACGCACCATTGGCTTCAGCAAGATACAGACGATGTTTCGGGTGATCCTGCCGCAGGCGGCGCGGCTTATGATCCGGCCACTGGGCGTCAATACTGTCGCGCTTGTTAAGGGTACTGCACTCGTTTCCACCATTTCCATGGTGGAACTCACATATACGGCGCAGCGGTTCATTGGGTCGACCTACAAGCCGTTTGAGATCTTCGGCGTAGCCGCAGTGCTCTACATGATTCTCATCTACGGTGTTTCGGTTACCGTTGACGCGCTCGACAAACATTATGCGATTGATTGA
- a CDS encoding ABC transporter substrate-binding protein yields MRTVISGLLAAAMAFAFVVSPAAADDLESVKSSGEMKIAMSGAYPPFNFVNGENEVVGFDASIGTEIAKRIGVKGTIVTTAWDGIIAGLLANKYDTIVGSMTITPEREKAVDFVGPYYHAGRGVFVKEGSAIKSLDDLKGKTLGVTLGETHEKWAREQGGWDLRTYKGLPELLLELRAGRVDAIVVDNIPVAVAVKESGEKVTQLDTPDIEGGAVAIGIAIRKGNPDLKAAMQKALDEMMADGTYEKISMEWIGRDIR; encoded by the coding sequence ATGCGAACCGTTATTTCCGGCCTTTTGGCCGCAGCGATGGCGTTTGCCTTCGTCGTTTCGCCCGCCGCTGCGGACGATTTAGAGAGTGTAAAGTCTTCCGGCGAAATGAAGATCGCGATGAGCGGTGCCTATCCCCCCTTCAATTTCGTCAACGGTGAGAACGAAGTTGTGGGATTTGACGCATCAATTGGCACTGAAATTGCCAAGCGCATCGGTGTCAAAGGCACGATCGTCACGACCGCATGGGATGGTATCATCGCGGGTTTGCTGGCCAACAAATACGACACAATTGTCGGCTCCATGACGATCACGCCGGAGCGTGAGAAAGCAGTCGATTTTGTTGGACCTTATTATCATGCCGGACGCGGCGTTTTCGTGAAAGAAGGTTCCGCGATCAAGTCGCTCGACGATCTGAAGGGCAAAACGCTGGGCGTGACGCTTGGCGAGACGCATGAGAAGTGGGCGCGTGAACAGGGCGGATGGGACCTTCGTACCTATAAGGGCCTGCCTGAACTCTTGCTCGAACTCAGGGCCGGACGTGTCGACGCAATCGTGGTCGACAACATTCCTGTCGCGGTGGCGGTGAAAGAGAGCGGCGAGAAAGTGACGCAGCTCGATACACCCGACATTGAAGGCGGCGCGGTGGCCATCGGTATCGCCATCCGCAAAGGGAACCCGGACCTTAAGGCTGCAATGCAGAAAGCATTGGACGAGATGATGGCTGACGGCACCTACGAGAAAATCTCGATGGAGTGGATTGGCCGCGACATCCGCTAG
- a CDS encoding LysR family transcriptional regulator: MARPDRLVWDLDWNLLRTFVVIAEEKSITRAAERLSLKQPSVSNALKRLEQHLGRRLVERDANRFALTEVGRLVYDESIDMFGTVSRLPVAMRDVREEVTGHVDISVASHVVSPIFDEALARFHADHPRATLNISVSQSVEVAKLVRGRRASFGICLVSQRDAALEYTLMYREFFAFFCGPTHRLFGTAGLNLKDLAGETSVSFQTDTVSDALWPVALLRREAQLEANVIGVSSSLEEVRRMITAGLGIGPLPLHVARRDVEENLLWRLPPYEAPPAIDIFLITNPKKVLNRAERALLTLLTELILKTPLEERTYKI; the protein is encoded by the coding sequence GTGGCGCGACCGGATCGCTTGGTCTGGGATCTGGATTGGAACCTTCTGCGCACCTTCGTGGTGATTGCGGAAGAAAAAAGCATTACCCGCGCCGCTGAGCGCCTTTCCCTGAAACAACCAAGTGTTAGCAACGCACTCAAGCGGCTCGAGCAACATTTGGGCCGACGTCTCGTGGAGCGCGATGCCAACCGGTTTGCGCTCACCGAGGTCGGACGTCTGGTCTATGATGAGAGCATAGATATGTTCGGCACGGTCTCTCGTCTCCCCGTCGCCATGCGCGATGTGCGGGAAGAAGTTACCGGACATGTCGACATATCGGTGGCTAGCCATGTAGTTTCGCCAATTTTTGACGAAGCGCTTGCGCGGTTCCACGCTGATCACCCTCGGGCGACGCTGAACATTTCCGTCTCGCAAAGCGTGGAGGTCGCCAAACTCGTCCGCGGCCGCCGGGCATCGTTTGGCATTTGCCTTGTGAGCCAACGCGATGCTGCACTCGAATATACATTGATGTATCGCGAGTTTTTCGCATTCTTCTGCGGTCCGACGCACCGCCTTTTCGGGACGGCTGGGCTAAACCTGAAGGACCTCGCGGGTGAAACATCAGTGTCATTCCAGACCGACACTGTTTCCGATGCGCTCTGGCCTGTCGCCCTGCTGCGTCGCGAAGCGCAGCTTGAAGCCAACGTAATCGGTGTATCTTCAAGTCTGGAAGAAGTGCGGCGGATGATTACGGCCGGACTGGGCATCGGTCCTCTTCCTCTCCATGTCGCCCGCCGCGATGTCGAGGAAAACCTGCTCTGGAGACTACCACCTTACGAAGCGCCGCCGGCCATTGATATTTTCCTCATAACCAACCCCAAAAAGGTTCTCAACCGGGCTGAACGCGCACTCCTGACGCTGCTTACAGAACTCATCCTGAAAACACCGTTGGAAGAGCGAACCTACAAGATCTGA
- a CDS encoding dipeptidase translates to MQPVFDGHNDVLLRLWRSASAGGDPVEEFIKGSAKGHIDLPRARKGGLAGGLCAIYVPSGELVLKEPDAAGHYVTPLSEPLEHQSSLVVAMEMAAIALRLERSGGWRLCRSGPDLGGALSTGEFAAVLHMEGCEAISPDLAELDVFYAAGLRSLGPVWSRNNIFGHGVPFAYPMNPDSGPGLTDAGRNLVKACNQLGILIDLSHITEKGFWDVARVTDQPLVASHSNVHAITPVARNLTDKQLDAIRERKGLVGLNFAVTMLRADGRDRADTPLSDMVRHVDHLVERLGIDCVALGSDFDGALIPAEIEDAAGLQNLVAALRAAGYGDDELVKICRNNWFRVLRTAWHETENE, encoded by the coding sequence ATGCAGCCAGTATTCGACGGCCACAACGACGTGCTGTTGCGGCTATGGCGCAGCGCTTCCGCTGGAGGCGACCCAGTTGAAGAGTTCATCAAGGGTTCCGCGAAAGGACATATCGACCTGCCCCGCGCCCGAAAAGGCGGCCTGGCCGGCGGTCTTTGCGCTATCTATGTCCCGTCCGGAGAACTGGTTCTGAAGGAGCCCGATGCTGCTGGCCACTATGTGACACCGCTTTCAGAACCCCTCGAACACCAATCCTCTCTGGTTGTCGCCATGGAAATGGCCGCGATAGCACTGCGACTGGAGCGATCGGGCGGCTGGCGCCTCTGCCGCAGCGGTCCAGATCTGGGGGGCGCGCTTTCAACAGGTGAATTTGCTGCTGTACTTCATATGGAAGGCTGCGAGGCGATCAGCCCCGATCTAGCCGAGCTTGACGTGTTCTATGCTGCTGGCTTGCGCTCGCTTGGCCCGGTCTGGAGCCGCAACAACATTTTTGGTCATGGCGTGCCCTTCGCCTACCCAATGAACCCTGATAGCGGCCCCGGATTGACGGACGCGGGCCGCAATTTGGTCAAGGCATGCAACCAACTGGGCATCCTCATCGACCTTTCGCATATCACCGAGAAAGGCTTTTGGGACGTCGCGCGCGTGACTGATCAGCCGCTCGTCGCAAGTCACTCCAACGTCCACGCCATCACACCCGTTGCGCGCAACCTGACTGACAAGCAGCTCGACGCGATCCGCGAACGCAAAGGGCTGGTGGGACTGAACTTCGCAGTGACCATGTTGAGAGCGGATGGCCGAGACCGGGCCGACACCCCGCTCTCGGATATGGTTCGCCATGTCGACCACCTTGTAGAGCGGCTGGGCATTGATTGCGTTGCGCTCGGATCGGATTTCGACGGCGCGCTCATACCTGCAGAAATCGAAGATGCCGCTGGGTTACAAAACCTCGTTGCCGCACTGCGGGCCGCCGGATATGGTGACGACGAACTGGTGAAAATTTGCCGGAACAATTGGTTTCGCGTGTTGCGCACTGCGTGGCATGAAACTGAAAACGAATAA